A genome region from Aphelocoma coerulescens isolate FSJ_1873_10779 chromosome Z unlocalized genomic scaffold, UR_Acoe_1.0 ChrZ, whole genome shotgun sequence includes the following:
- the TMEM252 gene encoding transmembrane protein 252, giving the protein MKMRSTAERASKQTADRNKVLCLLQKMPKCLFTLIRLFMLLLSFSTLCLGVLCMSTDSSMCRCGKNKMVFYCLLALGLFLLVTGIFWSTFHEALKYRALGIFIRNPSHRELHVCTIDRPDFSPPSYEDSIDPEKLVSPLSVASTLKQQEFINIPPPPYSESSAEFVSETNEQEQPPPYTFSVEQQQTADQDPNPRVELNSHLSMQEISCQQDTDF; this is encoded by the exons ATGAAGATGAGAAGCACAGCAGAGAGAGCCAGCAAACAAACAGCAGACAGGAACAAAGTGCTGTGTCTTCTGCAGAAGATGCCAAAATGTCTTTTTACTTTGATTCGTCTTTTTATGCTCTTACTCAGCTTCTCCACTCTTTGCTTGGGAGTACTTTGCATGTCCACAGATTCCTCTATGTGCAGATGTGGAAAAAACAAGATGGTATTTTATTGCCTGTTAGCTTTGGGGCTCTTTCTCCTTGTTACTGGCATTTTCTGGAGCACTTTCCATGAAGCCCTGAAATACAGGGCCCTTGGCATCTTCATTCGAAATCCCAGCCACAGAGAACTACATGTCTGCACCATAGACAG GCCTGACTTCTCTCCTCCCTCTTATGAAGACAGCATAGATCCTGAAAAACTTGTCTCCCCACTGTCAGTTGCCTCCACACTAAAACAGCAAGAATTCATCAATATCCCTCCGCCTCCATATAGTGAAAGCAGTGCAGAGTTTGTCAGTGAAACAAATGAGCAGGAACAGCCACCACCATACACATTCTCTGTGGAGCAGCAGCAAACAGCTGACCAAGACCCAAACCCCAGAGTGGAGTTAAATTCTCATCTATCCATGCAAGAAATCAGTTGCCAACAGGATACAGACTTCTAG